In one Pseudomonas fitomaticsae genomic region, the following are encoded:
- the tssE gene encoding type VI secretion system baseplate subunit TssE, with the protein MAGTGLLPPLFERLASSESDGAREFDRQDLLDSVYTELGRLFNTRRGPRTLTSPPSVIDYGIADWSALQQQRSDDRRRLARDIREAVTHFEPRLLLGEVQVNPLPEQPQRLSIRLLGELRSSQQHWPVAFVIEPGNEGLEVRHERLD; encoded by the coding sequence ATGGCAGGCACCGGCTTACTTCCACCGCTTTTCGAACGCCTCGCCTCGAGCGAGAGCGACGGGGCGCGGGAGTTCGATCGGCAGGATTTGCTTGACTCGGTGTACACCGAGCTCGGGCGCCTGTTCAACACCCGCCGTGGCCCGCGCACCCTGACCTCCCCGCCCAGCGTCATCGACTACGGCATCGCCGACTGGAGCGCCCTGCAACAGCAGCGCAGCGATGACCGGCGTCGGCTGGCGCGGGATATCCGTGAAGCGGTCACCCATTTCGAACCGCGCCTGCTGCTGGGCGAGGTTCAGGTCAATCCCCTCCCCGAACAGCCACAACGATTAAGCATCCGCCTGCTCGGCGAGTTGCGCAGCAGCCAGCAACACTGGCCGGTGGCGTTTGTCATCGAGCCCGGCAACGAAGGGCTGGAGGTGCGCCATGAGCGACTCGATTGA
- the tssF gene encoding type VI secretion system baseplate subunit TssF, whose amino-acid sequence MSDSIDPQLLDYYQRELTWLRHAGGQFAERYPKVARRLELSPGECPDPHVERLLEGFALLAARLQRRLDDDYAEFSDALLEQLYPLAMRPLPSCAIVQFEPDPSKGNLDGGYPLPRDTPLFVTTGKGESIHFRTSAAVRLWPVEISEALLLGSDEAQALTGVAQSRSALRLSLRCLGDSQWSELGIEQLRIHLAASPVVNASLYDLLGAHAVQVLAGSPGNIPAGVKGLPKIVGFADDEVLLPDEDGVHPGMRLLAEYFAFPDKFHFFDLPLSGVSSDSQTLYLYIVFDRAPAGRLHLQASDIALGCAPVINLFPRTSEPLRPDGTRSEYRLVADSHRENSVEIHSIRSVRASSASGVQRLPAYFGSQHSSGDRQRYWHARRVNGQTPNRLGSDLLVSVVDTRFEPQTDLPDYSLTAELLCTNRHLAQSLPAGTPLGFERPGPVAWARLRNPPSPQSLPRLNGDSRWRLVSQLTLNHLSLVEGPQALDALKEILTLHNLRDEASALRQIEGLLSLGCERVIGHVGADAWRGWRNGLEVQLQLDPQHFVGSSAVLFSAVLAQFFSVYATANRFVRTVLMQADKEVKAWQPQAGMPLSL is encoded by the coding sequence ATGAGCGACTCGATTGACCCGCAACTGCTCGACTACTACCAGCGCGAACTGACCTGGCTGCGACATGCTGGCGGACAGTTTGCCGAGCGTTATCCGAAAGTCGCGCGACGTCTGGAACTGTCCCCCGGCGAATGCCCCGACCCGCACGTCGAACGCTTGCTCGAAGGATTCGCCCTGCTCGCCGCACGCCTGCAACGACGGCTGGATGACGACTACGCCGAATTCAGCGACGCGCTGCTCGAACAGCTTTATCCCCTGGCCATGCGCCCGCTGCCGTCGTGCGCGATCGTGCAGTTCGAACCGGATCCGAGCAAAGGCAACCTCGACGGCGGCTATCCCCTGCCCCGGGATACGCCGCTGTTCGTCACCACCGGCAAAGGCGAAAGCATTCATTTTCGCACCAGTGCCGCCGTGCGATTGTGGCCGGTCGAAATCAGCGAAGCCCTGTTGCTGGGCAGCGATGAAGCGCAGGCGCTGACCGGTGTGGCGCAGTCCCGCTCGGCGTTGCGCCTGAGTCTGCGTTGCCTCGGCGACAGTCAGTGGTCGGAACTTGGCATCGAACAGCTGCGCATTCACCTGGCCGCGTCACCGGTGGTCAACGCCAGCCTCTATGACCTGCTCGGCGCCCACGCCGTGCAGGTGCTGGCCGGCTCGCCGGGGAACATTCCCGCCGGCGTCAAAGGCCTGCCGAAGATCGTCGGTTTCGCCGACGACGAAGTGCTGCTGCCGGACGAAGACGGCGTGCATCCGGGCATGCGTCTGCTGGCCGAGTACTTCGCGTTCCCGGACAAATTCCACTTCTTTGATCTGCCACTGTCCGGCGTGTCCAGCGACAGCCAGACGTTGTATCTGTACATCGTTTTTGATCGGGCTCCGGCCGGTCGCCTGCATTTGCAGGCCAGCGATATCGCCCTCGGCTGCGCGCCGGTGATCAACCTGTTCCCGCGCACCTCGGAGCCACTGCGCCCGGACGGCACCCGCAGCGAGTATCGACTGGTCGCCGACAGCCACCGGGAAAACAGCGTCGAAATCCACAGTATCCGCAGCGTGCGCGCCAGTTCCGCCAGCGGTGTGCAGCGGCTGCCGGCGTATTTCGGCAGCCAGCACAGCAGCGGTGACCGGCAACGTTACTGGCATGCGCGACGGGTCAACGGACAGACGCCGAACCGGCTCGGCAGCGACCTTCTGGTCAGCGTCGTCGACACCCGTTTCGAACCGCAGACCGACCTGCCCGATTACAGCCTCACCGCCGAACTGCTCTGCACCAATCGGCATCTGGCCCAGAGCCTGCCCGCCGGTACGCCGCTGGGTTTCGAACGGCCGGGCCCGGTGGCGTGGGCACGCCTGCGCAATCCACCGAGCCCGCAAAGCCTGCCGCGACTGAATGGTGATTCGCGCTGGCGGCTGGTCTCACAACTGACCCTCAATCATCTATCGCTGGTCGAAGGGCCGCAGGCGCTGGATGCGCTGAAGGAAATCCTGACCCTGCACAATCTGCGCGATGAGGCCAGCGCCCTGCGTCAGATCGAAGGTTTGCTGAGCCTGGGTTGCGAGCGGGTGATCGGCCATGTCGGCGCCGATGCCTGGCGCGGCTGGCGCAACGGACTTGAAGTGCAGTTACAGCTCGACCCGCAGCATTTCGTCGGCAGCAGCGCGGTGTTGTTTTCAGCGGTGCTCGCGCAATTCTTTTCGGTGTACGCCACGGCCAATCGCTTTGTGCGCACGGTGCTCATGCAGGCAGACAAGGAGGTCAAGGCATGGCAACCCCAAGCCGGCATGCCCCTGTCGCTCTGA
- the tssG gene encoding type VI secretion system baseplate subunit TssG, with protein MATPSRHAPVALTLSQRLRRDPQAFEWLQALLLLEREQPQADALGSGTSPQAEALKLRGPLTPLFAASQIESLEENPGEPLTLNSPMFGLGGPDGPLPYAYQEWLQQRARAKDHAPAEFLDLFQHRLLSLLYKVMRKHRIALGFTTPGASPVQAQLRALTGLLPKSLQERQAIPDCAVLACTALYADGRRSLAGFAAIVSEQFSVAVELSAHEGAWREIPRASRSVMKAGGRNLQLGRSAVAGTRVWDEHAGIRLTLGPLPSTQAARFLPDGEAHPALASLAALYFGPDLDVKLVLLVRGAGPLQLGRQSPALLNWNGGLQRQTSLTVQRIETRLRQLEIT; from the coding sequence ATGGCAACCCCAAGCCGGCATGCCCCTGTCGCTCTGACCCTGAGCCAACGCCTGCGCCGCGATCCGCAGGCGTTCGAGTGGTTGCAGGCGTTGCTGTTGCTGGAGCGCGAACAGCCGCAGGCCGACGCGCTCGGTTCGGGCACATCCCCTCAGGCCGAAGCGTTGAAACTGCGCGGGCCGCTGACGCCGTTGTTCGCCGCCAGCCAGATCGAAAGCCTGGAGGAGAATCCCGGTGAACCGCTGACCCTGAACTCGCCGATGTTCGGCCTCGGCGGCCCCGACGGCCCGCTGCCTTACGCCTATCAGGAATGGCTGCAACAACGGGCACGGGCCAAAGATCACGCGCCCGCCGAGTTCCTCGACCTGTTCCAGCATCGGTTGCTCAGCCTGCTGTACAAGGTGATGCGCAAACACCGGATCGCCCTCGGTTTCACCACGCCCGGCGCCTCGCCGGTGCAGGCGCAACTGCGGGCGCTGACCGGGTTGCTGCCAAAATCCTTGCAGGAACGCCAGGCGATTCCCGACTGCGCCGTTCTGGCCTGCACGGCGTTGTACGCCGATGGCCGCCGGTCGTTGGCGGGGTTCGCGGCGATTGTCAGCGAGCAGTTTTCCGTGGCGGTGGAACTGAGCGCCCATGAAGGGGCGTGGCGTGAGATTCCACGTGCCAGCCGCAGCGTCATGAAGGCTGGCGGACGCAATCTGCAACTCGGCCGCAGCGCTGTCGCCGGGACTCGGGTCTGGGATGAACATGCCGGCATTCGTCTGACGCTGGGGCCGCTGCCATCGACGCAGGCCGCGCGCTTCTTGCCGGACGGCGAAGCGCATCCGGCACTGGCCAGCCTGGCAGCGTTGTATTTCGGCCCTGATCTGGACGTGAAACTGGTGCTGCTGGTGCGCGGCGCCGGGCCACTGCAACTCGGTCGACAATCCCCGGCCCTGCTGAACTGGAACGGTGGCCTGCAACGTCAGACCAGCCTGACCGTGCAACGGATCGAAACCCGCCTGCGTCAGCTGGAGATCACCTGA
- the tssH gene encoding type VI secretion system ATPase TssH translates to MELASLIGRLNPDNRRALERAAQRCLQRGHHFVEIEHLLLELLDIEGGDFAFLLPRFGLERDALTAEINKALDLFKAGSTRTPALSSHTLGLLEDAMVQASVLGIDSIRSGLLLLALIDRDERRSLLLNSASTLLRIPKEALRANLLEWTENSREHVGPRSVSSGSPTPRQDSVLDQYTQDLTADAHAGRIDPIVGRDGEIRQCIDILLRRRQNNPILVGAPGVGKTAVVEGLALRIAAGDVPPSLQEVSLRVLDLGLLQAGAGVKGEFEQRLKGVIDAVRSADKPIILFIDEAHTLIGAGGAEGGSDAANLLKPALARGELRTLAATTWMEYKKYFEKDPALARRFQLVQVEEPDEITAVEMLRGVAAKLEQHHGVQVLDAAIHEAVKLSHRYISGRQLPDKAISVLDTACARVALGQHDVPPPLESLRHRQQSLKEEVERLRREQATGLDHRERITLLESESKTNVQAIRELETRWGEERVAVRELLDTRRELLALSESADSDKPDEAIDSRIDHLAAELLRLEAGLDAIRQDDPLVPEQVDGKTVAAVIAGWTGIPVGKMLADEAHAVRTLGTRMGQRVMGQRTALNTIAQRLQAYRAGLTDPQKPVGVFLLVGPTGVGKTETAYALADALYGGERNLISINLSEYQEAHTVSQLKGAPPGYVGYGSGGVLTEAVRRKPYSVVLLDEIEKAHPDVLEAFYNVFDKGLMEDGTGLVVDFKNTVMLATSNVGAELLLDTPVAQLGSEAFNEALHKVLLQAFRPAFLARMTVVAYRPLDEATLEGIVLAKLEKLRGRYKAATGKQFEFDSGIVKAVLAKCSAAGARDVENVLMTQVTGKLAEWVLE, encoded by the coding sequence ATGGAACTGGCCAGCCTGATCGGACGCCTCAACCCGGACAACCGCCGCGCCCTTGAACGTGCCGCGCAACGGTGCTTGCAGCGCGGGCATCACTTTGTCGAGATCGAGCATTTGTTGCTGGAATTGCTGGATATCGAGGGCGGCGATTTTGCGTTTCTGCTGCCGCGTTTTGGGTTGGAACGGGATGCGCTGACGGCAGAGATCAACAAGGCGCTTGACCTGTTCAAGGCTGGCAGCACGCGCACGCCGGCATTGTCATCGCACACGTTGGGGTTGCTGGAAGACGCGATGGTGCAGGCCAGTGTGTTGGGCATCGACAGCATTCGTTCCGGACTGCTTTTATTGGCGTTGATCGACCGTGACGAGCGCCGCAGCCTGCTGCTCAACAGTGCGTCGACATTGTTGCGAATTCCCAAAGAAGCCCTGCGCGCAAATCTGCTGGAGTGGACGGAAAACTCTCGCGAGCACGTTGGCCCGCGCTCCGTATCTTCGGGGAGTCCAACGCCACGGCAAGACTCGGTGCTCGATCAATACACCCAGGACCTGACCGCCGACGCCCATGCCGGGCGCATCGACCCGATCGTCGGTCGCGATGGCGAGATTCGTCAGTGCATCGACATTCTTTTAAGACGTCGGCAGAACAATCCGATTCTGGTCGGCGCACCCGGCGTCGGCAAAACCGCCGTAGTCGAAGGCCTGGCGCTGCGCATCGCCGCCGGGGACGTGCCGCCGTCGTTGCAGGAAGTCAGTTTGCGGGTGCTCGATCTCGGTCTGTTGCAGGCCGGGGCCGGGGTCAAAGGCGAGTTCGAACAGCGGCTCAAAGGGGTGATCGACGCGGTTCGCAGCGCCGACAAACCGATCATCCTGTTTATCGACGAGGCCCACACACTGATCGGCGCTGGCGGTGCCGAAGGTGGCAGCGATGCGGCCAACCTGTTGAAACCGGCGCTGGCTCGCGGCGAACTGCGTACCCTCGCTGCCACAACATGGATGGAATACAAAAAATATTTCGAGAAAGACCCGGCCCTCGCCCGCCGTTTTCAACTGGTGCAGGTGGAAGAACCGGATGAAATCACCGCCGTGGAAATGCTCCGTGGCGTCGCCGCCAAACTCGAACAGCATCACGGCGTGCAGGTGCTGGATGCCGCGATCCATGAAGCGGTGAAACTCTCGCACCGCTATATCTCTGGCCGCCAGTTGCCGGACAAAGCCATCAGCGTCCTCGACACCGCCTGCGCCCGGGTCGCCCTAGGCCAGCACGACGTACCGCCGCCGCTGGAGAGCCTGCGCCATCGTCAGCAAAGCCTCAAGGAAGAAGTCGAACGCCTGCGTCGGGAACAGGCCACGGGACTTGATCACCGCGAGCGCATCACCCTGCTGGAAAGCGAATCGAAGACCAACGTCCAGGCCATCCGCGAACTGGAAACCCGTTGGGGCGAAGAGCGCGTCGCCGTGCGCGAACTGCTCGACACCCGTCGCGAGTTGCTGGCGTTGAGCGAAAGCGCCGACAGCGACAAACCCGACGAAGCCATCGACAGCCGCATCGATCACCTCGCCGCCGAACTGCTGCGCCTGGAAGCCGGCCTCGATGCGATTCGCCAGGACGATCCGCTGGTGCCCGAACAGGTCGACGGCAAAACCGTCGCCGCCGTGATCGCCGGCTGGACCGGCATTCCCGTCGGTAAAATGCTCGCCGATGAAGCCCACGCCGTGCGCACCCTCGGCACGCGCATGGGCCAACGTGTGATGGGCCAGCGAACCGCGCTCAACACCATCGCCCAGCGTTTGCAAGCCTATCGCGCGGGGCTTACCGATCCGCAAAAACCGGTCGGCGTGTTTCTGCTGGTCGGCCCCACGGGCGTTGGCAAAACCGAAACCGCGTACGCGCTGGCCGATGCCTTGTACGGCGGCGAACGCAATCTGATCAGCATCAATCTTTCGGAATATCAGGAAGCGCACACCGTCAGCCAGCTCAAGGGCGCACCACCCGGTTACGTCGGTTACGGAAGTGGCGGCGTGCTGACCGAAGCCGTGCGGCGCAAACCCTATTCGGTGGTGTTGCTGGATGAAATCGAGAAGGCGCATCCGGATGTTCTGGAAGCCTTCTACAACGTCTTCGACAAGGGCTTGATGGAAGACGGCACCGGGCTGGTGGTGGATTTCAAGAACACCGTGATGCTCGCCACCAGCAATGTCGGCGCTGAGCTTTTACTCGACACGCCGGTTGCACAACTTGGTTCCGAGGCGTTCAACGAAGCGCTGCACAAAGTCCTGCTGCAAGCCTTCCGCCCGGCGTTTCTGGCGCGCATGACGGTGGTTGCGTATCGACCGCTGGATGAGGCGACGCTGGAAGGGATTGTGCTGGCGAAACTGGAGAAATTGCGTGGTCGCTACAAGGCAGCGACCGGCAAGCAGTTCGAGTTTGATTCGGGAATCGTCAAAGCGGTACTCGCCAAATGCAGCGCGGCGGGGGCTCGGGATGTCGAGAACGTGTTGATGACGCAGGTGACAGGGAAATTGGCGGAGTGGGTGTTGGAGTAG
- a CDS encoding YopT-type cysteine protease domain-containing protein, with product MSYEAICKKIEGHGEGVHNFGQSRFLLLVAENGAGICRGLSTAWLIARKKGKDYLKEIVEPTETTGLLHEKKTANEASDFQSAYVDISGDTPDSPSQATLDALVTGGVGKLGEKKAEAYQGFATAGEAIASFVLTSSCRYFILSIKGTLGGHSVAFHRPWVFFGKGSSCVFFDPNFGEFKLEGTQGITLCLDAVAAAYSQGLSTGYRIWGFG from the coding sequence ATGAGCTATGAAGCTATCTGCAAAAAGATCGAAGGACATGGTGAGGGCGTCCACAACTTCGGCCAGTCCCGCTTTCTTTTACTCGTCGCCGAAAACGGAGCCGGCATATGTCGCGGTCTCAGTACCGCGTGGTTGATCGCCAGAAAAAAAGGCAAAGACTACCTCAAGGAAATCGTAGAACCGACGGAGACAACCGGTCTGCTGCATGAGAAAAAGACGGCGAACGAGGCTTCAGACTTCCAGTCGGCATACGTCGACATCAGTGGCGACACACCCGATTCCCCCTCTCAGGCCACCCTTGACGCATTGGTGACTGGCGGGGTGGGGAAGCTGGGGGAGAAAAAAGCGGAAGCCTATCAGGGATTCGCCACCGCCGGAGAGGCCATCGCTTCGTTCGTGCTGACCTCCTCCTGCCGATATTTCATCTTGTCTATCAAAGGCACACTGGGTGGGCATTCTGTAGCCTTTCACCGACCCTGGGTATTCTTTGGAAAAGGCAGCAGCTGTGTTTTTTTCGATCCAAACTTCGGCGAATTCAAACTGGAGGGAACCCAAGGCATAACCCTCTGCCTGGATGCTGTTGCTGCTGCTTATAGCCAGGGCTTGTCGACGGGTTACCGGATATGGGGGTTCGGCTGA
- a CDS encoding endonuclease/exonuclease/phosphatase family protein, whose product MRIGSFNVEKNGKSSTLDKQTQVDVFLYNCCSSNYWNADIVFLCEIHSAQIDNYRKNLAAIYPFYSVYAFTGGYSNAYIVMVKGFEQLQVISQGSLFTLNRDLIAVEAHGVSGYTGYVFLAHFKSGQNGVTKSQLKSCTALGGKWVATGDLNLDYKNVGQLDTAGLAYECWGGLQTQGKGGILDWVLASADVTVKPVDLTGLAHVFDMSGPDHRPILFDVTG is encoded by the coding sequence ATGAGAATTGGAAGTTTCAACGTCGAAAAGAATGGAAAATCCTCAACACTGGACAAGCAGACGCAGGTCGACGTGTTTCTGTACAACTGCTGCTCCAGTAACTACTGGAATGCAGACATCGTTTTCCTTTGTGAAATACATTCTGCGCAAATCGACAACTATCGAAAAAATCTCGCGGCCATTTACCCCTTCTACAGTGTCTACGCCTTCACGGGCGGTTACTCGAACGCTTACATCGTCATGGTCAAAGGCTTCGAGCAGTTGCAGGTCATTAGTCAGGGCAGTCTTTTTACGCTCAACAGAGATCTGATTGCCGTGGAAGCTCATGGCGTTAGCGGTTACACCGGTTATGTTTTCCTCGCACACTTCAAGTCCGGACAGAACGGCGTCACCAAAAGTCAGCTCAAGTCCTGCACTGCACTAGGCGGAAAATGGGTGGCGACCGGTGACCTGAATCTCGACTACAAGAATGTCGGGCAACTCGACACTGCAGGTCTTGCGTATGAATGCTGGGGCGGTCTGCAAACCCAGGGCAAAGGAGGAATTCTCGACTGGGTGCTGGCATCCGCTGATGTGACAGTCAAACCCGTCGACCTGACCGGGCTTGCCCATGTATTCGATATGTCCGGCCCGGATCACCGGCCGATTCTTTTTGATGTCACGGGTTGA
- the tssI gene encoding type VI secretion system Vgr family protein — protein MPRSTDSTTTLSLTATSLSVLYPESLFGDEALNVLGSQILNGVNDGTSLTLTSAIATHVTTTLYNDAQLRPFDALVAEIRQLPADATAERYQLLLRPWLWWLTLASNNRVFQNLATSDIVTTIFKAHGFTDFKLSLTGSYTPREYCVQYGETDFAFVSRLLEEEGIFWFFTHDEGKHTLVLGDSNDAFVQIPNGPKVKYLGQQLGERELHGIRSGQVCLQAVAGVYKATDYEFTTPTTSLYGQAEAVAGPRSIYEHPGGYNAKARGDALTKQRVDGLRSEEKRFVGESDCRWLIPGHWFTLDGHEDATLNIDWVVTRVTHDASHESYRNRFEAVPKATPFRPQRLTPKPRMHPQTAIVVGKSGEEIWTDEYGRIKLQFPWDRDGKNDETSSCWVRVVLPWSGKGFGMQFVPRIGQEVIVTFIDGDPDRPLVTGCVYNGDNALPYALPANQTLSGIKTQSSKGGGGFNELRFEDKKDAEEVFLQAQKDLKINVLNDTTATVGHDETLTVQNARTRTVKDGDETVTLEKGKRSVTIQTGSDSLDVKDSRTVKVGADQNHSTGGNYTDKVTGDYSLTVDGNLTIKVSGTLTLQSGGSFTIKSGADLATSASTSITQKAGTAMTNQAGTSLDNKAGTTLTNDAGISLTNKGAASQTVDGGGMLTIKGGLVQVN, from the coding sequence ATGCCCCGCTCGACCGACAGCACCACCACCCTATCCCTCACCGCCACTTCGCTGTCGGTGCTTTATCCTGAGTCGCTGTTCGGCGACGAAGCCCTCAATGTACTGGGTTCACAGATCCTCAACGGCGTCAACGACGGTACCTCCCTCACCCTGACCAGCGCCATCGCCACCCACGTCACCACCACCCTGTACAACGACGCACAGCTACGTCCCTTCGACGCACTGGTCGCCGAGATCCGTCAGCTCCCCGCCGACGCAACCGCCGAGCGCTATCAGCTTTTATTAAGACCATGGCTCTGGTGGCTGACCCTGGCCAGCAACAACCGGGTATTCCAGAACCTCGCCACCTCCGACATCGTCACCACGATCTTCAAGGCCCACGGTTTCACCGATTTCAAACTCTCGCTGACCGGCAGCTACACCCCCCGCGAATACTGCGTGCAGTACGGCGAAACCGATTTCGCTTTCGTCTCGCGCTTGCTGGAAGAAGAAGGCATCTTCTGGTTTTTCACCCACGACGAGGGCAAGCACACGCTGGTGCTGGGCGACAGCAACGACGCCTTCGTACAGATCCCCAACGGGCCGAAGGTCAAGTATCTGGGCCAGCAATTGGGTGAGCGCGAGTTGCATGGCATTCGCTCGGGCCAGGTGTGTCTGCAAGCGGTGGCCGGGGTGTATAAGGCAACGGATTACGAGTTCACCACACCGACCACTTCGCTCTACGGCCAGGCCGAAGCCGTGGCCGGGCCACGTTCAATCTATGAGCATCCCGGCGGCTACAACGCCAAGGCTCGCGGCGATGCGCTGACCAAGCAGCGGGTCGACGGGCTGCGCAGTGAAGAGAAGCGTTTCGTTGGCGAGAGCGACTGCCGCTGGCTGATTCCGGGACATTGGTTCACCCTCGACGGCCACGAAGATGCGACCCTGAACATCGATTGGGTCGTCACGCGGGTGACCCACGATGCCAGCCACGAAAGCTATCGCAATCGCTTCGAGGCGGTCCCCAAGGCCACGCCATTTCGTCCGCAACGCCTCACGCCAAAACCGCGCATGCATCCGCAGACCGCCATCGTGGTTGGCAAGTCCGGCGAAGAAATCTGGACCGACGAATACGGCCGGATCAAGTTGCAGTTCCCGTGGGACCGCGACGGCAAGAATGACGAAACCAGTTCCTGCTGGGTGCGCGTGGTGCTGCCGTGGAGCGGCAAGGGTTTTGGCATGCAGTTCGTGCCGCGTATCGGTCAGGAAGTCATCGTGACGTTTATCGACGGCGATCCGGACCGGCCGCTGGTCACCGGTTGCGTGTACAACGGCGACAACGCCCTGCCCTATGCATTGCCGGCGAACCAGACCCTGTCAGGGATCAAGACTCAATCTTCGAAGGGCGGCGGCGGGTTCAACGAGCTGCGTTTCGAGGACAAGAAGGACGCCGAGGAAGTGTTCCTGCAGGCGCAGAAAGACCTGAAGATCAACGTGCTCAACGACACCACCGCCACCGTCGGCCACGACGAAACCCTCACGGTGCAAAACGCTCGCACCCGCACGGTCAAGGACGGCGATGAAACCGTCACGCTGGAGAAAGGCAAACGCAGCGTGACGATCCAGACCGGCAGCGACAGCCTCGATGTGAAGGACAGCCGCACAGTGAAGGTTGGAGCCGACCAGAACCACAGCACCGGTGGCAACTACACCGACAAGGTCACAGGCGATTACAGCCTGACGGTCGACGGCAACCTGACGATCAAGGTCAGCGGCACCCTTACCCTGCAAAGCGGCGGCAGTTTCACGATCAAGAGCGGCGCGGATCTCGCGACCTCGGCCAGCACGTCGATCACCCAGAAAGCCGGCACCGCCATGACCAATCAGGCCGGGACTTCGCTGGACAACAAGGCCGGAACCACGCTGACCAACGATGCCGGCATCAGCCTGACCAACAAGGGCGCGGCCTCACAGACCGTGGACGGCGGCGGCATGCTGACCATCAAGGGCGGGCTGGTGCAGGTCAACTGA
- a CDS encoding toxin-antitoxin system YwqK family antitoxin, which yields MAITPLDLQQDDKRLKGRLQDGQLDGPLNIKDDGHPQADLNYSQGELQGTSLLYHPNGKVSAQMPFVRDKLQGIASFYAPEGWLQRKATYRRGLLHGEAFNYFPDGQVAEAEFYRDGVREGRYQRFHPNGKPAVDARYLNGQLMEPEQGFAEDGRPLDVDGKPISRVRWWFRKWTDPAQA from the coding sequence ATGGCGATCACACCGCTGGATCTGCAACAGGATGACAAACGCCTCAAGGGGCGCTTGCAGGACGGCCAACTCGACGGCCCGTTGAACATCAAGGATGACGGCCACCCGCAGGCGGATCTGAATTACAGCCAGGGCGAATTGCAGGGCACGTCCCTGCTCTACCATCCCAACGGCAAGGTCTCGGCGCAGATGCCATTCGTGCGTGACAAGCTGCAAGGCATCGCCAGTTTCTACGCGCCCGAGGGCTGGTTGCAGCGCAAGGCCACCTACCGGCGCGGGCTGTTGCATGGCGAGGCGTTCAATTACTTTCCTGACGGGCAAGTGGCGGAGGCCGAGTTCTATCGCGATGGCGTGCGAGAGGGGCGTTATCAGCGCTTTCATCCCAACGGCAAACCGGCGGTGGATGCGCGTTATCTGAACGGGCAGTTGATGGAACCTGAGCAAGGGTTTGCCGAGGACGGGCGGCCGCTGGATGTCGATGGCAAACCGATTTCCCGGGTGCGCTGGTGGTTTCGCAAGTGGACGGATCCGGCGCAGGCCTGA
- a CDS encoding DUF4280 domain-containing protein produces MGCPQVCASATLQCSFGAAPAVLNVLPVNRTLTGGMPAANIMDHIPLVNVTTFGMCISMANPMVAAATAAALGVLTPMPCIPATATPWIPGGAPTLLLGGMPAIDANSTLMCNWAGVIKIVMPGQMQMLIP; encoded by the coding sequence ATGGGCTGCCCGCAAGTCTGTGCCAGCGCCACCCTGCAATGCAGTTTCGGCGCCGCGCCGGCGGTGCTCAATGTGCTGCCGGTCAACCGCACGCTGACCGGCGGGATGCCGGCGGCGAACATCATGGATCATATTCCGCTGGTCAACGTCACCACGTTCGGCATGTGCATAAGCATGGCCAACCCGATGGTCGCGGCTGCCACGGCTGCTGCGCTGGGCGTGTTGACGCCGATGCCATGCATTCCGGCGACCGCCACGCCGTGGATCCCCGGAGGCGCGCCGACCTTGCTGCTGGGCGGGATGCCGGCGATCGATGCCAACAGCACGTTGATGTGCAACTGGGCGGGGGTGATCAAGATCGTGATGCCGGGGCAGATGCAGATGTTGATTCCCTGA